The proteins below come from a single Caenibius sp. WL genomic window:
- the leuB gene encoding 3-isopropylmalate dehydrogenase: MKIAVFAGDGIGPEIMREALRVLDALNLPDVTLMEGYVGGAGYRQLGHPLHADTIRIAHEADAILFGAVGDFECDNLERHLRPEQAILGLRRELTLFANLRPATMFAGLEEMSALRPEVAGAIDMLIVRELNGDVYFGEKGIRTLEDGRRQGWDVMSYAEDEVRRIAHVAFRAAQGRKGRLCSVDKSNVLETFQLWRDVVIEVGKDYPDVELSHMYVDNAAMQLVRDPGQFDVIVTGNMFGDILSDQASMCVGSIGLLASAALGETQTQYGTKGLFEPIHGSAPDIAGQGKANPMAMILSLAIMLRHSFGLEAEAQRIEAAVAKALADGVRGGDLGGSAGTVEIGDAVLARL, translated from the coding sequence ATGAAGATCGCGGTTTTCGCCGGAGACGGCATCGGTCCGGAAATCATGCGTGAGGCACTGCGGGTGCTGGATGCGCTGAATCTGCCCGATGTGACGCTGATGGAAGGCTATGTCGGCGGCGCGGGCTATCGGCAGCTCGGCCATCCCCTCCATGCCGACACGATCAGGATCGCGCACGAAGCCGATGCCATCCTGTTCGGCGCGGTGGGCGATTTCGAATGCGACAATCTGGAACGGCACCTGCGCCCGGAACAGGCCATTCTCGGCCTGCGGCGCGAACTGACGCTGTTCGCCAATCTGCGCCCGGCCACGATGTTCGCCGGGCTGGAGGAAATGTCGGCGCTGCGCCCTGAAGTGGCCGGTGCGATCGATATGCTGATCGTGCGTGAACTCAACGGTGACGTCTATTTCGGCGAGAAGGGCATCCGCACGCTGGAAGACGGCCGCCGCCAGGGCTGGGACGTGATGTCCTATGCCGAAGACGAAGTGCGCCGCATCGCTCACGTCGCATTCCGCGCGGCGCAGGGGCGCAAGGGGCGCCTGTGCTCGGTCGACAAGTCGAACGTGCTGGAAACCTTCCAGCTCTGGCGCGACGTGGTGATCGAAGTCGGCAAGGACTATCCCGATGTCGAACTGAGCCACATGTATGTCGACAATGCCGCGATGCAGCTAGTGCGCGATCCGGGCCAGTTCGACGTGATCGTGACGGGCAACATGTTTGGCGACATCCTGTCGGATCAGGCCAGCATGTGCGTGGGCTCTATCGGCCTGCTGGCCAGCGCGGCGTTGGGCGAAACGCAGACCCAATACGGGACCAAGGGGCTGTTCGAACCGATTCATGGCAGCGCGCCGGATATCGCCGGGCAGGGCAAGGCCAATCCGATGGCGATGATCCTCAGCCTGGCGATCATGCTGCGCCACAGCTTCGGGCTGGAAGCGGAAGCCCAGCGGATCGAAGCGGCGGTGGCCAAGGCTCTGGCCGATGGCGTGCGCGGCGGCGATCTCGGCGGCAGCGCGGGTACGGTGGAAATCGGGGACGCGGTGCTCGCACGCCTCTGA
- a CDS encoding PAS domain S-box protein has protein sequence MMQALDHYAALVQSSDDAIVAKDLDSRIISWNPAAERIFGFAADEMVGQSIRRLIPEDRQQEEDDILARVRSGQLVGQFFTERLHKAGHLVQVAITVSPVKDASGAIIGASKIARDASAHLAMLDRLRTSERRFRLLADNIPQCVWTADPSGRIYWLNSRWEQYTGQANGQVGDPDYWSVIHPDHIDRLRQSFSQSLRTGEDWEEIYPIRARDGEYNWFLSRAIPIRDENGVITDWFGSNTDITEQREQAEHIRLLLHEVNHRSKNMLMKVRAIAGRTAGATPDFLERFDRRLQSMAINQDVVVRQGWQEVPVAELATAQLRFLGEGQRQVICEGPDVALNSRAAEVLGMALYELATNSLKYGSLSVPEGKVALEWQADPQTGRFAMSWRETGGPAPRQPEKTGFGTTLIRDVPRRSLQATVSLDYPPDGVIWKLESFHALAARQSGGQSRVRDLSRV, from the coding sequence ATGATGCAAGCGCTCGATCATTATGCTGCCCTGGTTCAATCTTCCGACGATGCGATTGTCGCCAAGGATCTCGATAGCCGGATCATCAGCTGGAATCCTGCTGCGGAGCGGATTTTCGGGTTTGCGGCGGATGAAATGGTCGGCCAGTCTATCCGCCGCCTGATTCCCGAGGATCGGCAACAGGAAGAAGACGATATTCTCGCCCGCGTCCGTTCGGGGCAACTGGTCGGCCAGTTCTTCACCGAACGCCTGCACAAGGCTGGGCATCTCGTGCAGGTCGCCATTACCGTTTCGCCGGTGAAAGACGCGTCGGGCGCGATTATCGGGGCGAGCAAGATCGCGCGCGATGCCTCCGCGCATCTGGCGATGCTCGACCGTCTGCGAACCAGCGAACGGCGTTTCCGCCTGCTGGCGGATAACATTCCGCAATGCGTCTGGACCGCGGACCCCAGCGGACGGATCTACTGGCTCAATTCCCGGTGGGAGCAATACACGGGGCAGGCGAACGGGCAGGTCGGCGATCCCGATTACTGGTCGGTCATCCACCCCGATCACATCGATCGCCTGAGGCAAAGCTTCAGCCAATCGCTGCGCACGGGCGAGGATTGGGAGGAAATCTATCCCATCCGTGCCCGCGATGGAGAGTACAACTGGTTCCTGTCGCGGGCGATCCCCATTCGCGATGAAAACGGCGTGATAACCGACTGGTTCGGCAGCAACACCGACATCACCGAGCAGCGCGAACAGGCCGAACACATCCGCCTGCTGCTGCACGAGGTCAATCACCGCTCCAAGAACATGCTGATGAAAGTCCGCGCGATTGCGGGCCGCACCGCGGGCGCGACACCGGATTTTCTCGAACGGTTCGACCGCCGCCTCCAAAGCATGGCGATCAATCAGGACGTGGTGGTGCGGCAGGGGTGGCAGGAAGTGCCGGTGGCGGAACTGGCCACCGCGCAGCTTCGCTTTCTCGGCGAAGGGCAGCGGCAGGTGATCTGCGAAGGGCCCGATGTCGCGCTCAACAGCCGGGCCGCGGAAGTGCTGGGCATGGCGCTGTACGAACTGGCGACCAATTCGCTCAAATACGGGTCCCTGTCCGTGCCGGAAGGGAAAGTCGCGCTCGAATGGCAGGCCGATCCCCAGACCGGGCGGTTCGCCATGTCCTGGCGTGAAACCGGCGGGCCGGCACCCCGCCAGCCGGAAAAGACGGGTTTCGGCACGACATTGATTCGCGATGTTCCGCGCCGGAGCCTGCAAGCGACCGTTTCTCTCGATTACCCGCCGGATGGCGTCATCTGGAAATTGGAAAGCTTTCACGCGCTTGCCGCGCGACAATCGGGTGGACAGTCCAGAGTGAGGGACTTGTCGCGCGTGTAA
- a CDS encoding myeloid leukemia factor, with amino-acid sequence MRKLRTALAAGIVAVAVAGVAVTAAERVHVMKVDLLDGGVAQIHYIGDVAPQIQVVRGETVAAQAAPQRIAIPVAFADPFAQMDLMMAQMEQRHHAMMQQIAQMERAAAAMQADTAGATRGNGQTLLVSEGALPSGAVVQYSFYSSSNGKNGCTQSVEWRSDGSGQQPQVTRASSGNCESIQRSDKPQPVADVAKPAKPAAKPAPAVEEDQSHLLPGRST; translated from the coding sequence ATGCGAAAGCTTCGTACGGCCCTTGCCGCAGGCATTGTCGCTGTTGCTGTGGCGGGCGTGGCGGTAACGGCGGCCGAGCGCGTCCACGTGATGAAAGTCGACTTGCTCGATGGCGGTGTGGCGCAGATTCATTACATCGGTGACGTGGCCCCGCAAATCCAGGTTGTGCGTGGCGAGACTGTGGCGGCGCAGGCCGCCCCGCAGCGCATCGCCATACCGGTGGCATTCGCCGATCCGTTCGCCCAGATGGATTTGATGATGGCACAGATGGAACAGCGCCATCACGCGATGATGCAGCAGATTGCCCAGATGGAACGCGCCGCCGCAGCCATGCAGGCCGATACGGCGGGCGCAACGCGGGGCAACGGCCAGACGCTGCTCGTTTCCGAAGGCGCGCTGCCGTCGGGGGCGGTGGTGCAGTACAGCTTCTATTCGTCGTCCAACGGCAAGAACGGTTGCACGCAGAGCGTCGAATGGCGTTCGGACGGTTCGGGCCAGCAACCGCAGGTTACCCGTGCGAGCAGCGGCAATTGCGAGAGCATCCAGCGCTCGGACAAGCCGCAGCCGGTCGCCGATGTGGCGAAACCCGCCAAACCGGCCGCGAAGCCCGCGCCCGCGGTGGAGGAAGATCAGAGCCATTTGCTCCCCGGCCGTTCCACCTGA
- a CDS encoding TspO/MBR family protein — MSLLASRGQLRASLLRWVLLLVPAVLLAGFLSGELARSGPGNPWFDALVKPSLFPPPAVFGIVWTILYALMGLACAIVCSAWGARGRGLAIAMFALQLALNLAWSPLFFAGHRIAASLVLLGVLDIAVAVTLVLFWRIRRLAGILLVPYLAWVLFATLLTWQFLEANPQADGGVASGAVQRLEL; from the coding sequence ATGAGTCTTCTGGCCTCGCGCGGGCAATTGCGGGCAAGCTTGCTTCGCTGGGTTTTGCTGCTGGTGCCCGCTGTCCTGCTGGCCGGTTTCCTCTCGGGCGAACTGGCGCGCAGCGGCCCCGGCAATCCGTGGTTCGATGCTCTGGTCAAGCCGTCGCTGTTTCCGCCGCCCGCCGTCTTCGGGATTGTCTGGACCATTCTCTATGCTCTGATGGGCTTGGCCTGCGCGATTGTGTGCTCCGCCTGGGGTGCGCGGGGGCGGGGGCTGGCCATCGCGATGTTCGCGCTCCAGCTGGCGCTCAATCTCGCCTGGTCGCCGCTGTTTTTTGCCGGGCACCGGATCGCCGCCTCGCTCGTGCTGCTCGGCGTGCTGGATATCGCGGTGGCGGTGACGCTGGTGCTGTTCTGGCGAATCCGGCGGCTGGCGGGGATATTGCTGGTGCCTTATCTGGCCTGGGTCCTGTTCGCCACGCTGCTGACCTGGCAGTTTCTGGAAGCCAATCCCCAGGCCGATGGCGGGGTGGCCTCGGGCGCGGTGCAGCGTCTGGAACTGTAA
- the apaG gene encoding Co2+/Mg2+ efflux protein ApaG, with protein MDQLFQHAATTEGVTVRVAVNFLPEQSHVSAGRWFWVYHIRLENHSHETIQLISRHWRITDGNGMINHVDGEGVVGEQPVLLPGGTHDYVSGCPLTTPHGSMEGHYTFRKEDGGPLRVAIPFFPLAAPATAD; from the coding sequence ATGGACCAGCTTTTCCAGCATGCAGCGACGACCGAAGGCGTGACGGTGCGCGTCGCGGTCAATTTCCTGCCCGAACAATCGCATGTTTCGGCAGGCCGGTGGTTTTGGGTTTACCACATCCGCCTCGAAAACCACTCGCACGAAACGATCCAGCTCATCTCGCGCCATTGGCGGATCACGGATGGCAACGGCATGATCAATCATGTCGATGGCGAAGGGGTGGTGGGGGAACAGCCGGTTCTCCTGCCGGGCGGCACGCACGATTATGTTTCCGGTTGCCCGCTGACGACGCCGCACGGCTCGATGGAAGGCCATTATACCTTCCGCAAGGAAGACGGTGGGCCGCTGCGTGTCGCGATTCCGTTCTTCCCGCTCGCAGCGCCGGCCACGGCGGATTGA
- a CDS encoding accessory factor UbiK family protein: MQSENPLIADVVKLMNSAAGTFAGMTREAREGARERLKETLGGLDFVSREEFDAVKDMAAKAREENDKLAERLAALEARLNG, from the coding sequence ATGCAAAGCGAAAATCCCTTGATCGCCGATGTCGTCAAACTGATGAACAGCGCCGCAGGCACGTTTGCGGGCATGACCCGCGAAGCGCGCGAAGGCGCCCGTGAACGGTTGAAGGAAACGCTCGGCGGGCTCGATTTCGTCAGCCGCGAAGAGTTCGACGCCGTAAAGGATATGGCGGCCAAGGCGCGGGAAGAAAACGACAAACTAGCCGAACGGCTGGCTGCGCTGGAAGCCAGGCTGAACGGGTGA
- a CDS encoding LysR family transcriptional regulator, which yields MKRTHLPLNALRVFDAAARHLSFTRAADELAVTPAAVGQQIRALEEVLGVVLFRRTSKGLELTEEAVAGLDPLREGFLYFEESVRAMQAGQASHHYTIAVPRDFFAAWLGERLSGFRDANPEVQFALVDGEASDFTEANLDLAVRWSEGPGELEGIMLGNAELVRICAPGQVLQGDVPLIYWQGQPEAAADGAMLSVPDAGQALAAAAAGLGVAEVPSLLAEKWIAEGRVAQWGDPLPSRRAYWLVAPVPQWRQKKVKALVAHLGQA from the coding sequence ATGAAGCGGACGCATCTGCCCCTTAATGCCCTGCGCGTGTTCGACGCGGCGGCGCGCCATCTGTCGTTCACCCGCGCGGCGGACGAACTGGCCGTAACTCCGGCTGCGGTCGGCCAGCAGATTCGCGCGCTGGAAGAAGTGCTGGGCGTGGTGCTTTTCCGGCGCACCAGCAAAGGGCTGGAACTGACCGAAGAGGCCGTGGCAGGCCTCGATCCGCTGCGCGAAGGGTTCCTCTATTTCGAGGAATCGGTGCGCGCCATGCAGGCGGGGCAGGCCAGCCATCACTATACCATCGCTGTCCCGCGCGATTTCTTCGCCGCGTGGCTGGGGGAACGGCTGAGCGGCTTTCGCGATGCCAATCCCGAAGTCCAGTTCGCGCTGGTCGATGGTGAGGCCAGCGATTTCACCGAAGCCAATCTCGATCTTGCGGTGCGCTGGTCGGAAGGGCCGGGCGAACTGGAAGGGATCATGCTGGGCAACGCCGAACTGGTCCGCATCTGCGCGCCGGGGCAGGTGCTGCAAGGCGATGTCCCGCTGATCTACTGGCAAGGCCAGCCCGAAGCCGCCGCTGATGGTGCGATGTTGAGCGTGCCCGATGCCGGGCAGGCGCTGGCCGCCGCCGCCGCCGGGCTGGGCGTTGCCGAAGTGCCATCGCTGCTGGCGGAAAAGTGGATTGCCGAAGGGCGCGTGGCGCAATGGGGCGATCCCTTGCCCTCACGCCGGGCCTACTGGCTTGTCGCCCCCGTGCCCCAGTGGCGGCAGAAGAAAGTCAAGGCGCTGGTCGCCCATTTGGGACAGGCCTGA
- a CDS encoding PLD nuclease N-terminal domain-containing protein encodes MEFLLGIVILILDIWAIYSVLTSGVSTVSKLLWTIGILVFPVVGFIVWVLAGPKGNAIAT; translated from the coding sequence ATGGAATTCCTCCTCGGCATCGTTATTCTGATTCTCGATATCTGGGCGATTTACAGTGTCTTGACCAGCGGTGTGTCCACCGTGTCGAAGTTGCTCTGGACTATCGGTATTCTCGTTTTCCCGGTGGTCGGCTTCATCGTCTGGGTACTGGCGGGGCCCAAGGGCAACGCCATCGCCACCTGA
- a CDS encoding FkbM family methyltransferase, with product MTISRSHTPTGEFLTLTNDSWVGRSIREYGEWSYSEVELLAQMLAPHNNVIEAGSNIGSHTLFLARNICPKGKIFAFEPRRIVFQILCANMVLNGVTNVHAYQLGIGEKDDILEEAALPIEREVNFGALSAGMVKGEGEVLHLIPLDSMLDTLPAISLIKADVEGFEANLLRGARKLIARDRPILYLENDRPDKSEELLSLVSTFGYRMYWHAPALYRPNNFGQNPVNYFENVVSLNVLCVPQETNWHIDGVAPISDFGHHPLA from the coding sequence ATGACAATTTCGCGCTCTCATACGCCCACCGGAGAATTTCTGACGCTGACCAACGATAGCTGGGTCGGCCGCTCCATCCGGGAATACGGCGAATGGTCATACAGCGAAGTCGAACTGCTGGCCCAGATGCTGGCGCCGCACAACAATGTCATCGAGGCTGGCTCCAACATCGGTTCCCATACGCTGTTTCTTGCCCGCAACATCTGCCCCAAAGGCAAGATATTCGCGTTCGAGCCGCGCCGGATCGTTTTTCAGATTCTTTGCGCGAACATGGTCCTGAACGGTGTGACCAATGTGCATGCCTATCAACTGGGGATTGGCGAGAAGGACGATATTCTGGAAGAGGCGGCGCTTCCCATCGAACGGGAAGTGAATTTCGGCGCCCTATCCGCGGGAATGGTAAAAGGCGAAGGCGAAGTGCTGCATCTGATCCCGCTGGATTCGATGTTGGACACTTTGCCCGCGATCAGCCTGATCAAGGCGGATGTCGAAGGATTCGAAGCCAATCTGCTGCGCGGTGCGCGCAAGCTTATCGCGCGGGACCGGCCCATCCTCTATCTGGAAAACGACCGGCCGGACAAATCGGAAGAACTGCTCAGCCTGGTGTCCACGTTCGGCTATCGCATGTATTGGCACGCGCCGGCGCTGTATCGTCCGAACAACTTCGGCCAGAATCCGGTCAATTATTTCGAGAATGTGGTTTCACTGAACGTTCTGTGCGTGCCCCAAGAAACGAACTGGCATATCGATGGGGTCGCTCCGATCTCGGATTTCGGGCATCACCCCCTTGCGTAA
- a CDS encoding aminotransferase class I/II-fold pyridoxal phosphate-dependent enzyme, protein MKRTTGQNRSITSKWRPATRAVRGGTWRSEQGETSEAIFLNSGYSYDDAATPAARFAGQAPGMTYSRTQNPSVQMLEERIALMEGAEACRVQASGMAAMTAVMLSQLSAGDHMVVAQAAFGPTRWVTDNLLPRFAIETTAVDGRDLDAWKAAIRPNTRMFFFETPANPTMDLVDIAAVCALAREHGIRSVVDNAFATSALQRPLEFGADVVAYAATKLMDGQGRVLAGAVCGSADFINNVLLPYQRNTGPTLSPFNAWVVLKGLETLDLRANRQADSALEIGRFLEPRVPRILHPGLPSHPQFALAQRQMIKPGSIFSFEIDGGREAAHAILDALELIDISNNIGDAKTLMTHPASTTHSSLTPETREGMGVSESMLRISVGLEDPQDIMDDLDQALQRVGL, encoded by the coding sequence ATGAAAAGAACCACCGGTCAGAACCGTTCGATTACTTCCAAGTGGCGCCCGGCAACGCGGGCCGTGCGTGGGGGCACCTGGCGGTCGGAGCAGGGTGAGACCAGCGAAGCGATCTTCCTCAACTCCGGCTATTCCTACGACGATGCGGCAACGCCCGCAGCGCGCTTCGCCGGGCAGGCGCCGGGAATGACCTATTCGCGCACGCAGAACCCTTCCGTGCAGATGCTGGAAGAACGCATCGCGCTGATGGAAGGCGCGGAAGCGTGCCGGGTGCAGGCCTCGGGCATGGCGGCCATGACGGCGGTGATGCTGTCGCAGCTTTCGGCGGGCGATCACATGGTGGTCGCGCAGGCGGCGTTCGGGCCGACTCGCTGGGTGACGGACAATCTGCTGCCGCGCTTCGCCATCGAAACCACGGCGGTGGATGGCCGCGACCTCGATGCGTGGAAAGCCGCGATCCGGCCGAACACCAGGATGTTCTTCTTCGAAACGCCAGCCAACCCGACGATGGATTTGGTGGATATCGCCGCTGTCTGCGCGCTGGCGCGGGAACACGGCATCCGCAGCGTGGTGGACAACGCGTTCGCCACCAGCGCGCTGCAACGCCCGCTCGAATTCGGCGCCGATGTGGTGGCCTATGCCGCGACCAAGCTGATGGACGGGCAGGGCCGCGTGCTGGCCGGTGCGGTGTGTGGGTCGGCGGATTTTATCAACAACGTGCTGCTGCCCTATCAGCGCAACACCGGGCCGACCCTGTCGCCTTTCAACGCCTGGGTGGTTCTCAAAGGGCTCGAAACGCTGGACCTGCGGGCCAACCGCCAGGCTGACAGCGCGCTGGAAATCGGCCGGTTCCTCGAACCGAGAGTGCCGCGCATTCTCCATCCGGGGCTCCCCAGCCATCCGCAATTCGCGCTGGCGCAGCGGCAGATGATCAAGCCGGGTTCGATCTTCTCGTTCGAAATCGATGGTGGGCGGGAGGCGGCGCATGCCATTCTCGATGCGCTCGAACTCATCGATATTTCGAACAATATCGGCGATGCCAAGACTTTGATGACTCATCCGGCGTCCACCACTCATTCCAGCCTTACGCCCGAAACGCGTGAGGGAATGGGCGTGAGTGAAAGCATGCTGCGGATCAGTGTCGGGCTGGAAGACCCGCAAGATATCATGGACGATTTGGATCAGGCATTACAGCGCGTCGGCCTTTGA
- a CDS encoding TlyA family RNA methyltransferase — MAKKQRIDQLLVSRGFAESRARAQALVMAGLVMVGDRKAEKPGQQVPEDAEIVLKGRDHPWVSRGGIKLAHALKHFALDPAGAIAMDIGSSTGGFTDVLLAHGAHRVFAVDSGTNQLAWKLRQDPRVTVLEQTSARVLTAEQIDAPCDWVVCDASFIALRKVLEVPLRLAAPQCRLVALIKPQFEVGKGEVGKGGVVRDPALHARVCAEVRDWLESAGWVVDGIVESPITGPEGNVEFLIAARRE; from the coding sequence GTGGCAAAGAAACAACGGATCGACCAACTGCTCGTCTCGCGCGGATTCGCGGAAAGCCGCGCCCGGGCGCAGGCGCTCGTCATGGCGGGGCTCGTCATGGTGGGCGACAGGAAAGCGGAAAAACCCGGCCAGCAGGTGCCGGAAGACGCCGAGATCGTTCTCAAGGGGCGCGATCATCCCTGGGTATCGCGCGGCGGGATCAAGCTGGCCCATGCCCTGAAGCACTTCGCGCTCGATCCTGCCGGTGCGATTGCGATGGATATCGGCAGTTCGACCGGCGGCTTCACCGATGTCCTGCTGGCGCATGGCGCGCACCGCGTGTTCGCGGTGGACTCGGGCACGAATCAGCTCGCCTGGAAACTGCGGCAGGATCCGCGCGTGACCGTGCTGGAGCAGACCAGCGCGCGGGTGCTGACGGCGGAACAGATCGATGCGCCCTGCGATTGGGTGGTCTGCGACGCTTCGTTCATTGCGCTGCGCAAAGTGCTGGAAGTACCCTTGCGACTGGCCGCGCCGCAATGCCGGCTGGTGGCGCTGATCAAGCCGCAGTTCGAAGTGGGCAAAGGCGAAGTGGGCAAAGGCGGCGTGGTGCGCGATCCGGCGCTCCACGCACGGGTCTGTGCGGAAGTGCGCGACTGGCTGGAAAGCGCCGGCTGGGTTGTCGATGGCATTGTCGAAAGCCCGATCACGGGCCCCGAAGGCAATGTGGAATTCCTGATCGCCGCCCGCCGGGAATAA
- a CDS encoding recombination protein O N-terminal domain-containing protein: MHIRAPAILCAARAHGETAVIARLLTREYGLVAGYVAGGRGRVLRPVVIPGNLVDVEIRSRSDSQLPFAKLELVESRGPWLGEPLPAAAIVWACALTASALPERQPFPSLYDALSAVLTAICHAPSARGWAEALLRYEALLLRELGYGGDSLAATAEWSDDLVAFDRMGALIGRYCLADRRGMIMAARAMLRDRLARIASGPNHHRAER, translated from the coding sequence ATGCATATTCGCGCGCCCGCCATTCTTTGCGCCGCCCGTGCCCACGGCGAGACGGCGGTTATCGCGCGCCTGCTGACACGGGAATACGGACTGGTCGCCGGGTACGTGGCCGGTGGGCGCGGACGGGTGTTGCGCCCAGTGGTGATTCCCGGAAACCTCGTGGATGTGGAAATCCGCAGCCGTTCCGACAGCCAGTTGCCTTTCGCGAAGCTGGAATTGGTGGAAAGCCGGGGGCCATGGCTCGGCGAACCGTTGCCTGCCGCGGCGATCGTCTGGGCCTGTGCGTTGACGGCCAGCGCCTTGCCCGAACGGCAACCGTTTCCCAGTCTGTATGACGCGTTGAGCGCTGTCCTCACGGCTATCTGCCATGCGCCGTCCGCGCGGGGCTGGGCGGAAGCTCTGCTGCGTTACGAGGCACTGTTGCTGCGGGAACTGGGCTATGGCGGCGACAGTCTGGCCGCCACGGCCGAATGGAGCGATGATCTGGTCGCTTTCGACCGGATGGGCGCGCTGATCGGGCGATACTGCCTTGCCGACCGGCGCGGAATGATTATGGCGGCCCGCGCAATGCTGCGCGACCGGCTGGCCCGGATCGCCAGCGGTCCAAACCATCACAGGGCAGAAAGGTAG